A genomic region of Pseudomonas sp. KU43P contains the following coding sequences:
- a CDS encoding nucleobase:cation symporter-2 family protein, with protein MTSPATPRPEDENLGVGANVAYGLQHVLTMYGGIVAVPLIIGQAAGLSPADVGLLIAASLFAGGLATLLQTLGIPFFGCQLPLVQGVSFAGVATMIAIIGNDGQGGLAVVFGAVIAASLIGLVITPLFSRITKFFPPLVTGIVITTIGLTLMPVTARWAMGGNSQAADFGSTSNIALAAFTLATVLLLSKLGNASISRLSILLAMVVGTLVATACGMADFSQVLQGSIVALPQVLPLGVPHFEVAAILSMLIVIVVTMVETSADILAVGEIIDTKVDSKRLGNGLRADMISSAVAPLFGSFTQSAFAQNVGLVAVTGVKSRYVVATTGLILVTLGLLPVMGRLIAAVPTSVLGGAGVVLFGTVAASGIRTLSQVDYRNNMNLIIVATSIGFGMIPIAAPGFYHHFPAWVETIFHSGISSAAIMAILLNLLFNHLRAGNSDQQSVFVAASERTLRYRDIAGLNDGDFFRDGKLFDCDGNEVPVLAEDDGHGDVPAPRKRRLEQAH; from the coding sequence ATGACTTCTCCCGCTACACCTCGTCCGGAAGACGAGAACCTCGGCGTCGGCGCCAACGTGGCCTACGGGCTTCAGCATGTGCTGACGATGTATGGTGGCATTGTTGCCGTTCCGTTGATCATCGGCCAGGCTGCGGGCCTCTCCCCCGCCGACGTGGGCCTGCTGATCGCCGCGTCGCTGTTCGCCGGGGGCCTGGCCACCTTGCTGCAGACCTTGGGCATTCCCTTCTTCGGTTGCCAGTTGCCTTTGGTGCAGGGCGTGTCCTTCGCCGGCGTGGCGACCATGATCGCGATCATCGGCAACGACGGCCAAGGCGGCCTGGCGGTGGTGTTCGGGGCCGTGATCGCCGCGTCGCTGATCGGGCTTGTGATAACGCCGCTGTTCTCGCGCATCACGAAATTCTTCCCGCCGCTGGTCACGGGCATCGTCATCACCACCATCGGCCTGACGCTGATGCCGGTGACGGCGCGCTGGGCCATGGGCGGCAATAGCCAGGCCGCCGACTTCGGCAGCACCTCCAACATCGCCCTGGCGGCGTTCACCCTGGCCACCGTGCTGCTGCTGAGCAAGCTCGGCAACGCCAGCATCTCGCGGCTGTCGATCCTGCTGGCCATGGTGGTCGGCACGCTGGTGGCCACGGCCTGTGGCATGGCCGACTTCTCCCAGGTGCTGCAAGGCTCGATCGTCGCGCTGCCGCAGGTGCTGCCGCTGGGTGTGCCGCATTTCGAAGTGGCAGCGATCCTGTCGATGCTGATCGTGATCGTGGTGACCATGGTCGAGACCTCGGCCGACATCCTGGCCGTGGGCGAGATCATCGACACCAAGGTCGACTCCAAACGCCTGGGCAACGGCCTGCGTGCCGACATGATTTCCAGCGCCGTGGCGCCGCTGTTCGGCTCGTTCACCCAAAGCGCCTTCGCGCAGAACGTCGGCCTGGTGGCGGTCACCGGCGTGAAGAGCCGCTATGTGGTGGCCACCACAGGCCTGATCCTGGTGACCCTGGGGCTGTTGCCGGTGATGGGCCGGCTGATCGCTGCCGTGCCTACCTCGGTGCTCGGCGGCGCTGGCGTGGTGCTGTTCGGCACCGTGGCGGCCAGCGGTATCCGCACCCTGTCCCAGGTGGACTATCGCAACAACATGAACCTGATCATCGTCGCCACCTCGATCGGCTTCGGCATGATCCCGATCGCTGCGCCCGGCTTCTACCACCACTTCCCGGCCTGGGTCGAAACCATCTTCCACTCTGGCATCAGCTCGGCCGCGATCATGGCGATCCTGCTCAACCTGCTGTTCAACCACCTGCGTGCCGGCAACTCCGACCAGCAGTCAGTGTTCGTCGCCGCCAGCGAGCGTACCCTGCGCTACCGCGACATCGCCGGCCTCAATGACGGTGACTTCTTCCGCGATGGCAAGCTGTTCGACTGCGACGGCAATGAAGTGCCAGTGCTGGCAGAGGACGACGGCCATGGGGACGTACCCGCCCCCCGCAAACGGCGCCTGGAACAGGCGCACTGA
- a CDS encoding 8-oxoguanine deaminase, with protein MPKTLLIKNAELLVTMDGNRREIKRGGLYIEDNLIKQVGPSDELPQHADEILDMTGKVVIPGLVNTHHHMYQSLTRVVPAAQDGELFNWLTNLYPIWARLTPEMISVSTQTAMAELILSGCTTSSDHLYIYPNGCKLDDSIHAAEEIGMRFHAARGSMSVGQSQGGLPPDSVVEKESAILKESQRLIEDYHDASHGSMLRVVVAPCSPFSVSRDLMREAAVLAREYGVSLHTHLAENVNDIAYSREKFGMTPAEYAEDLGWVGHDVWHAHCVQLDQHGIELFARTGTGVAHCPCSNMRLASGIAPIRKMRDHGVPVGLGVDGSASNDGASMIGEVRQALLLQRVGFGPDAMTAREALEIATLGGAKVLNRNDIGALAPGMVADLVAFNLNHVAYAGALHDPLAALVFCTPTHVDTSVINGRVVVKDGRITTVDLPRVLERHNQLARQLVIGE; from the coding sequence ATGCCCAAGACATTACTGATCAAGAACGCCGAACTGCTGGTGACGATGGACGGCAATCGCCGCGAGATCAAACGCGGCGGCCTGTACATCGAGGACAACCTGATCAAGCAGGTCGGCCCGAGCGACGAACTGCCCCAGCACGCCGACGAAATCCTCGACATGACCGGCAAGGTGGTCATCCCCGGCCTGGTCAACACCCACCACCACATGTACCAGAGCCTCACCCGCGTGGTGCCGGCAGCGCAGGACGGCGAGCTGTTCAACTGGCTGACCAACCTGTACCCGATCTGGGCCCGGCTGACTCCGGAAATGATCTCGGTGTCGACCCAGACCGCCATGGCCGAGCTGATCCTGTCCGGCTGCACCACCTCCAGCGATCACCTGTACATCTACCCCAACGGCTGCAAGCTCGACGACAGCATCCATGCCGCCGAAGAGATCGGCATGCGCTTCCACGCCGCGCGCGGCAGCATGAGCGTGGGCCAGAGCCAGGGCGGCCTGCCGCCGGATTCGGTGGTGGAGAAGGAAAGCGCGATCCTCAAGGAGTCCCAGCGCCTGATCGAGGACTACCACGATGCCAGCCACGGCTCGATGCTGCGCGTGGTAGTGGCGCCCTGCTCGCCGTTCTCGGTCAGCCGTGACCTGATGCGCGAAGCCGCCGTACTGGCGCGCGAGTACGGCGTGTCGCTGCACACCCACCTGGCAGAAAACGTCAACGACATCGCCTACAGCCGCGAGAAGTTCGGCATGACCCCCGCCGAATATGCCGAAGACCTGGGCTGGGTCGGCCACGATGTGTGGCACGCCCACTGCGTGCAGCTCGACCAGCACGGCATCGAACTGTTCGCCCGCACCGGCACCGGCGTGGCCCACTGCCCGTGCTCGAACATGCGCCTGGCTTCGGGCATCGCGCCGATCCGCAAGATGCGCGACCACGGCGTGCCAGTAGGCCTGGGCGTGGATGGCTCGGCCTCCAACGACGGCGCCAGCATGATCGGCGAGGTGCGCCAGGCACTGTTGCTGCAGCGCGTCGGCTTCGGCCCCGATGCGATGACCGCGCGCGAGGCCCTGGAGATCGCCACCCTCGGTGGTGCCAAGGTGCTCAACCGTAACGACATCGGCGCCCTCGCCCCTGGCATGGTCGCCGACCTGGTCGCCTTCAACCTCAACCACGTGGCCTATGCCGGTGCCCTGCATGACCCGCTGGCGGCCCTGGTTTTCTGCACCCCGACCCACGTCGACACCAGCGTCATCAACGGCCGCGTGGTGGTCAAGGACGGCCGTATCACCACCGTCGACCTGCCACGGGTGCTGGAGCGCCACAACCAACTGGCACGCCAACTGGTAATCGGCGAGTAA
- a CDS encoding IclR family transcriptional regulator, giving the protein MNYTSPTDRLLQILVALGQADDAVAAKELSLQLAQPLSSTYRHLKTLLRWGLAEDNGYGRYLPGPACLQLAKKFDRQALLVSLAMPELKRLAELSRESVALMVPSNGQAICIEMIDSPQPLRCCYQKGLAQPLLVGASARVLLAHMEPERSEAFLREQGVDAEGIAQYAHSFVAIREQGFAVSVSEIDDGVWGVSAPVLDSRNRLHGAISLMAPAFRAQKSSERLTHWTCDVALRVGARLD; this is encoded by the coding sequence ATGAATTACACCAGCCCCACCGATCGCTTGCTGCAGATTCTCGTCGCTCTCGGACAAGCCGATGATGCGGTGGCGGCCAAGGAACTGAGCCTGCAGTTGGCCCAACCGCTGAGCAGCACCTACCGGCACCTGAAAACCCTGCTTCGCTGGGGGCTGGCCGAAGACAATGGCTACGGCCGCTATCTGCCAGGGCCCGCCTGCCTGCAGTTGGCGAAGAAGTTCGACCGCCAGGCACTGTTGGTGTCGCTGGCAATGCCTGAACTCAAGCGCCTGGCCGAACTGAGCCGCGAAAGTGTCGCCTTGATGGTGCCCAGCAATGGCCAGGCCATCTGCATCGAAATGATCGACAGCCCGCAGCCACTGCGTTGCTGTTACCAGAAAGGCCTGGCCCAGCCACTGCTGGTGGGCGCTTCGGCGCGGGTGCTGCTGGCCCACATGGAGCCCGAGCGCAGCGAGGCATTTCTTCGCGAGCAGGGAGTGGATGCCGAAGGTATTGCGCAGTACGCGCACAGTTTCGTCGCAATTCGCGAACAAGGCTTCGCCGTCAGCGTAAGCGAGATCGACGACGGTGTATGGGGCGTCAGCGCGCCCGTGCTCGACAGCCGCAACCGCCTGCACGGGGCGATCAGCCTAATGGCGCCGGCCTTCCGTGCACAAAAGAGCAGCGAGCGCCTGACCCACTGGACCTGTGACGTCGCCTTGCGCGTCGGTGCGCGGCTGGACTGA
- a CDS encoding MFS transporter: MTPSKIDSTLPALPQGSIGSKIRGAFAVGKTRWGMLALVFFATTLNYIDRAALGIMQPILAKDMSWTAMDYANINFWFQVGYAIGFLLQGRLIDKVGVKRAFFVAVLLWSLATGAHGLATSAAGFMVCRFILGLTEAANYPACVKTTRLWFPAGERAIATGLFNAGTNVGAMITPALLPVILAAWGWQAAFIAMGCLGLAWVVLWGLKYFNPEEHPHVRQSELDYIQQEIEPEAARVPFSRILRMRGTWAFAVAFAITAPVFWFYLYWLPPFLNQQYDLGISVTQMGIPLILIWLTADFGSIGGGILSSWLIGRGMNAIRARLVSMLLFACTIVSVTFAAHASGLWLAVLAIAVAVGAHQAWTANIWSLLMDYTPKHLVSTVFGFGSMCAAIGGMFMTQIVGSVLTFTHNNYAVLFTLIPAVYFVALVWLYFMAPRKLEAV; this comes from the coding sequence ATGACGCCTTCGAAGATCGACAGCACCCTGCCCGCCCTGCCCCAGGGCTCCATCGGCAGCAAGATTCGCGGCGCCTTCGCCGTCGGCAAGACGCGCTGGGGCATGCTCGCCCTGGTGTTCTTCGCCACCACCCTGAACTACATCGACCGCGCCGCCCTCGGCATCATGCAACCGATCCTGGCCAAGGACATGAGCTGGACGGCGATGGACTATGCCAACATCAACTTCTGGTTCCAGGTGGGCTACGCCATCGGTTTTCTGCTGCAAGGCAGGCTGATCGACAAGGTCGGCGTGAAGCGTGCGTTCTTCGTCGCGGTGCTGCTCTGGAGCCTGGCCACCGGCGCCCACGGCCTGGCCACCTCGGCCGCAGGCTTCATGGTCTGTCGCTTCATCCTCGGCTTGACCGAGGCGGCCAACTACCCGGCCTGCGTGAAGACTACCCGCCTGTGGTTCCCCGCCGGCGAGCGGGCCATCGCCACCGGGCTGTTCAATGCCGGCACCAATGTCGGCGCCATGATCACCCCGGCGTTGCTGCCGGTGATCCTGGCGGCCTGGGGCTGGCAGGCGGCATTCATCGCCATGGGCTGCCTGGGCCTTGCGTGGGTGGTGCTGTGGGGGCTGAAGTACTTCAACCCCGAGGAGCACCCCCATGTGCGCCAGAGCGAACTGGACTACATCCAGCAGGAAATCGAGCCCGAGGCGGCGCGCGTACCGTTCAGCCGCATCCTGCGCATGCGCGGCACCTGGGCCTTTGCCGTGGCGTTCGCGATCACGGCGCCGGTGTTCTGGTTCTACCTGTACTGGCTGCCGCCGTTTCTCAACCAGCAATATGACCTGGGCATCAGCGTCACCCAGATGGGCATCCCGCTCATCCTGATCTGGCTGACAGCGGACTTCGGCAGCATCGGCGGCGGCATCCTTTCATCGTGGCTGATCGGCCGCGGCATGAACGCCATTCGTGCGCGGCTGGTGTCGATGCTGCTGTTTGCCTGCACCATCGTCAGCGTGACCTTTGCCGCGCACGCCAGCGGCCTGTGGCTGGCGGTGCTGGCCATCGCCGTGGCCGTGGGCGCGCACCAGGCCTGGACGGCGAACATCTGGAGCCTGCTGATGGACTACACGCCTAAGCACCTGGTGAGCACGGTGTTCGGCTTCGGCAGCATGTGTGCGGCGATTGGCGGGATGTTCATGACGCAGATCGTGGGGAGTGTGCTGACGTTTACCCATAACAATTATGCGGTGCTGTTCACCTTGATTCCGGCGGTGTACTTCGTTGCCTTGGTGTGGTTGTACTTCATGGCGCCGCGCAAGCTCGAAGCGGTGTAG
- the hutG gene encoding formimidoylglutamase yields the protein MTDHLSQPAWQGRIDTGEGASALRWHQWVQPLAERQVPGTALVGLACDEGVSRNQGRTGARQGPQALRKALANLAWRGERPLYDSGDTTCQGTDLEGAQKAYAEQVTRLLDQGHLPLGMGGGHEIAYASFLGLARHLRRLEQRPRIGILNFDAHFDLRSAEQSSSGTPFRQIAEYCEQAGLAFDYCCLGVSELNNTQALFEQAHRLNVRYCLDRQMQPWNIAQIEAFLDAFLAGIDHLYMTICLDVLPASQAPGVSAPSAHGVDLMVVEHLVRRAKACGKLRMADVAELNPALDQDMRTARIAARLLASLAD from the coding sequence ATGACTGACCATCTTTCCCAGCCCGCGTGGCAGGGCCGTATCGACACGGGCGAGGGCGCCTCGGCGCTGCGCTGGCACCAGTGGGTTCAGCCCCTGGCCGAGCGGCAGGTACCCGGCACCGCCTTGGTGGGCCTGGCCTGTGATGAAGGCGTGAGCCGCAACCAGGGCCGCACGGGCGCGCGTCAAGGGCCGCAGGCCTTGCGCAAGGCGCTGGCCAACCTGGCCTGGCGCGGCGAGCGACCGCTCTATGACAGCGGTGATACCACCTGCCAAGGCACCGACCTTGAAGGCGCACAAAAGGCCTATGCCGAACAAGTGACCCGGCTGCTCGACCAAGGGCACTTGCCCCTGGGCATGGGCGGCGGGCACGAAATCGCCTATGCAAGCTTTCTGGGCCTGGCCCGGCACCTGCGCCGCCTGGAGCAACGTCCGCGCATCGGCATTCTCAATTTCGATGCCCACTTCGACCTTCGCAGCGCCGAGCAGAGCAGCTCCGGCACGCCGTTTCGACAAATCGCCGAGTACTGCGAACAGGCGGGCCTGGCCTTCGACTACTGCTGCCTGGGGGTCAGTGAACTGAACAACACCCAGGCGCTGTTCGAGCAGGCGCATCGCCTGAATGTGCGCTACTGCCTGGACCGCCAGATGCAGCCCTGGAACATCGCCCAGATCGAGGCCTTTCTCGATGCGTTCCTGGCAGGCATCGACCACCTGTACATGACTATCTGCCTCGATGTGCTGCCGGCCAGCCAGGCACCGGGCGTGAGTGCGCCCTCGGCGCATGGCGTCGACCTGATGGTGGTCGAGCACCTGGTTCGGCGCGCCAAGGCTTGCGGCAAGTTGCGCATGGCCGACGTGGCCGAACTGAACCCTGCGCTCGACCAGGACATGCGCACAGCAAGGATTGCTGCCCGGCTGCTGGCGAGCCTGGCCGACTGA
- a CDS encoding class II aldolase/adducin family protein: protein MKIESLEGKVSDAEWRLRVELAACYRLVALYGWSDLVFTHISVRLPSEPGEPEQFLLNPYGMLFEEVTASSLIRVDAAGNKLSDSPFPVTPAGFTIHSAIHAARENAVCVIHTHTRSGVAVSAQACGLLPISQQSIFVLNSLAYHDYEGVALRADEKPRLQADLGQADYLVLRNHGLLVVARGIADAFLKMYTFENACRIQLDAQAGGPLIEISESIRQGLDDVFKHATSGMGAEIAWPALLRKLDRLDPSFRQ from the coding sequence ATGAAGATCGAATCGCTTGAGGGAAAGGTCAGCGATGCTGAGTGGCGTCTGCGCGTGGAACTGGCGGCGTGCTACCGGCTGGTGGCCCTGTACGGTTGGTCAGACCTGGTATTTACCCATATCAGCGTTCGCCTGCCCTCAGAGCCTGGTGAACCCGAACAGTTTCTGCTCAACCCCTATGGCATGCTCTTCGAAGAAGTTACAGCCTCCAGCCTCATCCGCGTGGACGCCGCCGGCAACAAGCTCAGCGACTCACCATTCCCGGTGACACCGGCCGGATTTACCATCCACAGCGCTATCCATGCTGCACGCGAGAACGCCGTGTGTGTGATTCACACCCACACCCGCAGTGGTGTGGCCGTCAGTGCACAGGCCTGTGGGTTGCTGCCCATCAGCCAGCAGTCCATCTTCGTGCTCAACTCGCTGGCCTACCATGACTATGAAGGCGTTGCCCTTCGCGCCGACGAGAAACCGCGGTTGCAGGCCGACCTTGGCCAGGCCGACTACCTGGTGCTGCGCAACCATGGGTTGCTGGTGGTCGCGCGCGGCATTGCGGATGCCTTCCTCAAGATGTATACGTTCGAGAACGCCTGCCGGATTCAGCTCGACGCTCAGGCTGGCGGCCCGCTGATCGAGATCTCAGAGTCCATTCGCCAAGGGCTTGATGACGTCTTCAAGCATGCCACCAGTGGCATGGGCGCCGAAATTGCCTGGCCGGCACTGCTCCGCAAGCTGGACCGGCTAGATCCCAGTTTCAGGCAGTAA
- a CDS encoding MFS transporter, which yields MPSDSQAAHGLPEHDQQSVKQQWLAILSVAVGAFALVTSEFLPVGVLNDVASDLGISAGHAGLMVTLPGIMAALAAPLLSVGIGALDRRYLLIGLTLIMIIANAVVAYASDFSLLLFGRVLLGISIGGFWATAIALSGRLAPKGVGVAQATSIIMVGVTLATVLGVPVGTWLSGLMGWRMTFLVTALLGVPVLLAQVLLLPRLNPDKAIRISDLPALFINPLARVGLIAVLLIGLAHFAAYTYVAPFFKESAGFDGPTIGSLLLLYGVAGVIGNLFAGFAANQSVRYTLMLVALLIAISTALFPYFATSLTGAAMLIALWGFAFGAFPACASIWMFVVAPKDVERGMPLFVAMFQVIIALGSFFGGRIVDQFGSAMLLSLATALVGVGFVTVLVLGRNVSNSLAAQPS from the coding sequence ATGCCAAGCGACAGCCAGGCCGCTCACGGCCTTCCCGAACATGATCAACAAAGCGTCAAGCAGCAGTGGCTGGCGATTCTCTCGGTTGCCGTGGGTGCCTTTGCCCTGGTGACCAGCGAATTCCTCCCGGTGGGCGTGCTCAACGATGTTGCCAGCGACCTGGGCATCAGTGCCGGCCACGCCGGCCTGATGGTGACCCTGCCCGGTATCATGGCCGCCCTCGCCGCCCCCCTGCTGTCGGTGGGCATCGGCGCCCTTGACCGGCGCTACCTGCTGATCGGCCTGACGCTGATCATGATCATCGCCAACGCGGTCGTGGCCTACGCCAGCGACTTCAGCCTGTTGTTGTTCGGCCGTGTGCTGCTGGGCATCAGCATTGGCGGCTTCTGGGCGACGGCCATTGCCCTGAGTGGCCGCTTGGCACCCAAAGGCGTGGGGGTTGCGCAGGCCACCTCGATCATCATGGTCGGTGTGACACTGGCCACCGTGCTGGGCGTGCCGGTCGGCACCTGGCTGAGCGGCCTGATGGGCTGGCGCATGACCTTCCTGGTCACCGCACTGCTGGGAGTGCCGGTGTTGCTGGCGCAGGTGCTCCTGCTACCGCGGCTCAACCCGGACAAGGCGATTCGCATCAGTGACCTGCCGGCGCTGTTCATCAACCCACTGGCGCGGGTCGGCCTGATCGCCGTGCTGCTGATCGGCCTGGCGCACTTCGCCGCGTATACCTACGTTGCGCCGTTCTTCAAAGAGAGTGCCGGCTTCGATGGGCCGACCATCGGTTCCTTGCTGCTGCTCTACGGTGTGGCGGGGGTGATCGGCAACCTGTTCGCCGGCTTCGCCGCCAACCAGAGCGTGCGCTATACCTTGATGCTGGTCGCCTTGCTGATCGCCATCAGCACCGCGCTGTTCCCCTACTTCGCCACCAGCCTGACCGGCGCTGCGATGCTGATCGCACTCTGGGGCTTCGCCTTCGGCGCCTTCCCGGCCTGCGCCAGCATCTGGATGTTCGTGGTGGCGCCCAAGGATGTCGAACGCGGCATGCCGCTGTTCGTCGCCATGTTCCAGGTGATCATTGCCTTGGGCTCGTTCTTCGGCGGGCGGATCGTCGACCAGTTCGGCAGTGCGATGCTGCTGAGCCTGGCCACCGCCCTGGTGGGTGTCGGGTTTGTCACGGTGCTGGTGCTGGGGCGTAACGTCAGCAACAGCCTGGCCGCACAACCCAGCTGA
- the gltS gene encoding sodium/glutamate symporter, with the protein MLTLKLDALTTVALALLLLAMGAQLKKHSYWLRQLCVPAPVIGGFGFALVVWLLRNQQWLDITLDTAMQTPLMVAFFTTVGLGGSLGLLRQGGKILFVYLGACWGLAVLQNLVGVGMAKALGIDPLLGIMAGAVSLEGGFGAAAAFGPIAESLGTTGATTAALASATFGMVAGGLLGSPVARYLIDRKKLAVQADKADTLQALEKAHEAPSVAIDAKVLLRLLTCMLVIMVLGFWIGDALKAHLGIVLPVYVGAMFVAIIARNFNDRARLIEIPDNAVSTLGDISLGMFLTMAMMSLKFWELEQLGLPLLVILVVQVLIMIALCVFVLFRLFGGNYDAAVLCAGYMGHGLGATPNAVANMGAICDHYKVFSYKAFIIVPLCGAVLIDIVALPVITWFINAFS; encoded by the coding sequence ATGCTGACCCTGAAACTCGATGCACTGACCACTGTTGCCCTGGCGCTATTGCTGCTGGCCATGGGCGCGCAGTTGAAAAAGCACAGCTATTGGCTGCGCCAACTCTGCGTACCGGCCCCGGTGATCGGTGGCTTTGGTTTTGCCCTGGTGGTGTGGTTGCTGCGCAACCAGCAGTGGCTGGACATCACCCTCGACACGGCGATGCAGACACCCTTGATGGTCGCGTTCTTCACCACGGTCGGCCTGGGCGGCAGCCTCGGCCTGCTGCGCCAGGGCGGCAAGATCCTGTTCGTCTACCTGGGCGCCTGCTGGGGGCTGGCGGTGCTGCAGAACCTGGTGGGCGTGGGCATGGCCAAGGCGCTGGGGATCGACCCGCTGCTAGGGATCATGGCCGGTGCGGTATCGCTGGAAGGCGGCTTCGGGGCAGCCGCTGCGTTCGGTCCCATTGCCGAAAGCCTGGGCACCACGGGTGCGACCACGGCGGCCCTGGCTTCGGCCACGTTCGGCATGGTGGCCGGCGGCTTGCTGGGCAGCCCGGTCGCACGCTACCTGATCGACCGCAAGAAGCTGGCCGTTCAGGCCGACAAGGCAGACACCCTGCAAGCGCTGGAGAAAGCCCACGAAGCACCCAGTGTGGCCATCGACGCCAAGGTGCTGCTGCGTCTGCTGACCTGCATGCTGGTGATCATGGTGCTGGGCTTCTGGATTGGCGACGCCTTGAAAGCGCACCTGGGCATTGTCTTGCCGGTGTATGTCGGTGCCATGTTCGTGGCGATCATTGCGCGTAACTTCAACGACCGTGCACGGCTGATCGAGATTCCGGATAACGCGGTCAGCACCTTGGGTGACATCAGCCTGGGCATGTTCCTGACCATGGCCATGATGAGCCTGAAGTTCTGGGAGCTGGAGCAGTTGGGCCTGCCGTTGCTGGTGATCCTGGTGGTGCAGGTGCTGATCATGATTGCACTGTGCGTGTTCGTGCTGTTCCGCCTGTTCGGTGGCAACTACGATGCGGCGGTACTGTGCGCGGGCTACATGGGCCATGGCCTGGGGGCCACGCCCAATGCGGTGGCCAACATGGGGGCCATCTGCGACCACTACAAAGTGTTCTCCTACAAGGCCTTCATCATCGTACCGCTGTGCGGTGCGGTGCTGATCGACATCGTCGCCTTGCCGGTGATCACCTGGTTCATCAACGCGTTCAGCTGA
- a CDS encoding HD domain-containing protein, translating into MNSLASFTRMDQSTQADWDIIGEEFHHFSQALPDRIIAHLMLLQGDYSGFPIDRLSHCLQTATLAYRDGRDEEYVVCALLHDIGDTLGSFNHPEVAAAILKPFVSEANHWMVQHHGVFQGYNFFHFIGMDRNLRDMYTEYPHFTHTREFVALYDNPAFDPNGEMLELDFFEPMLRRVFAKPKQSLYSAALERMNQQA; encoded by the coding sequence ATGAATTCTCTTGCCAGCTTTACCCGCATGGACCAAAGCACCCAGGCCGACTGGGACATCATCGGTGAAGAATTTCATCACTTCAGCCAGGCACTGCCCGATCGCATCATTGCCCACCTTATGCTGCTGCAGGGAGACTACTCAGGCTTCCCCATCGACCGACTCAGCCATTGCCTGCAGACCGCGACTCTGGCTTATCGCGATGGTCGCGATGAGGAGTATGTGGTCTGCGCGTTGCTGCACGATATTGGCGACACCCTAGGCTCGTTCAATCACCCTGAGGTGGCGGCGGCAATACTCAAGCCGTTTGTAAGTGAAGCCAACCACTGGATGGTGCAGCACCACGGCGTGTTCCAGGGCTATAACTTCTTCCACTTCATTGGCATGGATCGCAACCTGCGCGACATGTATACCGAGTATCCGCACTTCACCCATACGCGCGAGTTCGTTGCGCTATACGACAATCCGGCCTTCGATCCCAACGGCGAGATGCTTGAGCTGGACTTTTTCGAGCCGATGCTGCGCCGCGTGTTTGCCAAACCCAAGCAAAGCCTCTACTCGGCAGCGCTGGAACGCATGAATCAACAGGCCTGA